Proteins encoded together in one Staphylococcus aureus window:
- the queA gene encoding tRNA preQ1(34) S-adenosylmethionine ribosyltransferase-isomerase QueA, translated as MNIEEFDYDLPESLIAQTPLKDRDHSRLLVMDRETGEMKHLHFKDIIEYFRPGDTLVLNDTRVMPARLFGLKEETGAKVEMLMLTQIEGNDWEVLLKPAKRIKVGNKLNFGNGKIIAECIKEMDQGGRIMRLHYEGILQERLDELGEMPLPPYIKERLDDPDRYQTVYAKESGSAAAPTAGLHFTDELLIEIKNKGVNIAFVTLHVGLGTFRPVSVDDVNDHEMHSEYYQMTQETADLLNDTKSKGHRIISVGTTSTRTLETIRRDHDKFVETSGWTNIFIYPGFDFKAIDGQITNFHLPKSTLVMLVSAFSSRENVLNAYKTAVNLEYRFFSFGDAMLII; from the coding sequence GTGAATATTGAAGAATTTGACTATGACTTACCAGAATCATTAATTGCTCAAACGCCTTTAAAAGATCGTGATCATAGTCGTTTATTAGTCATGGATAGAGAAACTGGTGAAATGAAACATTTACATTTCAAAGATATCATTGAGTATTTTAGACCTGGTGATACATTAGTGCTTAACGATACGCGAGTAATGCCAGCTAGACTTTTTGGTTTAAAAGAAGAAACTGGTGCAAAAGTTGAAATGTTAATGTTAACTCAAATTGAAGGTAATGATTGGGAAGTCTTACTGAAACCAGCTAAGCGTATTAAAGTTGGTAATAAATTGAATTTTGGTAATGGCAAAATTATAGCTGAATGCATAAAAGAAATGGATCAAGGTGGACGCATCATGCGTTTACATTATGAAGGTATTTTACAAGAAAGATTAGATGAATTAGGGGAAATGCCACTGCCACCATACATCAAAGAACGTTTAGATGATCCAGATCGTTATCAAACAGTTTACGCTAAAGAAAGTGGTTCAGCGGCAGCACCAACAGCAGGATTACATTTTACTGATGAGTTATTAATTGAAATTAAAAATAAAGGTGTTAATATCGCATTTGTTACATTACATGTTGGGTTAGGTACGTTTAGACCGGTGAGCGTAGACGATGTGAATGACCACGAAATGCATAGTGAATATTATCAAATGACACAAGAAACAGCTGATTTATTAAATGATACTAAGTCCAAAGGACATCGCATTATATCAGTTGGTACAACTTCAACACGTACACTTGAAACAATTCGACGCGATCATGATAAATTTGTTGAAACGAGTGGCTGGACTAATATATTTATTTATCCAGGATTTGATTTTAAAGCAATTGATGGCCAGATTACTAATTTTCATTTACCAAAATCAACATTAGTTATGCTAGTATCAGCGTTTAGTAGTCGTGAAAATGTTCTGAATGCTTATAAAACGGCAGTAAATTTAGAATATAGATTCTTTAGTTTTGGCGATGCAATGTTAATTATATAA
- the rpmA gene encoding 50S ribosomal protein L27 → MLKLNLQFFASKKGVSSTKNGRDSESKRLGAKRADGQFVTGGSILYRQRGTKIYPGENVGRGGDDTLFAKIDGVVKFERKGRDKKQVSVYAVAE, encoded by the coding sequence ATGTTAAAATTAAACTTACAATTCTTCGCATCTAAAAAAGGGGTAAGTTCTACAAAAAACGGACGTGACTCTGAATCAAAACGCTTAGGTGCTAAACGTGCTGACGGTCAATTCGTAACAGGTGGTTCAATTTTATATCGCCAACGTGGTACTAAAATTTACCCTGGTGAAAATGTAGGTCGTGGTGGCGATGATACATTATTCGCTAAAATCGACGGCGTTGTTAAATTCGAACGTAAAGGTCGCGACAAAAAACAAGTTTCTGTATATGCAGTAGCTGAATAA
- a CDS encoding DUF4930 family protein, with protein MRLIFSMIKNIIAVIAIVIIVYIALKYAPFLKEQDWNPVNHDNDQMNQVTQPTNDAQHVYVSGEKYSLKENDLIKNVPLSQIKNVFKMIDKQEFMAVSGMNRMAYNDQYIIGQRGDEFILYKFGDESMRVYNTEFEMQQDLNELGQNLQLKSENAYQ; from the coding sequence ATGAGATTGATATTTAGTATGATTAAAAACATTATAGCAGTAATAGCAATTGTGATAATTGTTTATATCGCCTTGAAATACGCACCTTTTTTAAAAGAACAAGATTGGAATCCTGTAAATCACGATAATGATCAAATGAATCAAGTTACGCAACCCACTAATGATGCCCAACATGTTTATGTAAGTGGTGAGAAATATTCATTAAAAGAAAATGATTTAATAAAGAATGTACCATTAAGCCAAATTAAAAATGTATTTAAAATGATAGATAAACAAGAGTTTATGGCTGTGTCTGGAATGAATCGCATGGCTTATAATGATCAATATATTATAGGTCAAAGAGGAGACGAATTTATTCTTTATAAATTTGGAGATGAGTCAATGCGTGTTTACAATACTGAATTTGAAATGCAACAAGACTTAAATGAATTAGGGCAAAATTTACAACTAAAATCTGAAAATGCTTATCAATAG
- the radC gene encoding DNA repair protein RadC — translation MKIKEMVTSEMPRERLLSHGAKSLSNTELLAILINTGRKGFSSIDISNELLKSASNLNELKKSSINDLIKVKGIGLQKAITLKAAFELGERMGRRAENNRIKITQPSDVADYMIPTMKDLTQEHFVILLLNSKNVVIKETCVFKGTLNSSIVHPREIFSIAVRENANAIIAVHNHPSGDVTPSQEDIITTMRLKECGLILGIDLLDHIIIGDNRFTSLVEAGYFDEND, via the coding sequence TTGAAAATTAAAGAAATGGTAACTTCAGAAATGCCAAGAGAACGTTTGTTAAGCCATGGTGCAAAAAGTCTTTCGAATACAGAATTATTAGCTATATTAATTAACACCGGAAGAAAAGGATTCTCGAGCATAGACATTAGTAATGAACTGCTTAAATCTGCTTCGAATCTGAATGAATTGAAAAAATCTTCAATTAACGATTTGATAAAAGTTAAAGGGATTGGATTACAAAAAGCAATTACTTTAAAAGCAGCATTTGAGTTAGGGGAAAGGATGGGGAGAAGAGCTGAAAATAATCGTATAAAAATAACGCAACCAAGTGATGTTGCTGATTATATGATTCCAACAATGAAAGATTTAACACAAGAACATTTTGTCATTTTATTGTTAAATTCAAAAAATGTAGTGATTAAAGAAACCTGTGTTTTTAAAGGTACATTAAATAGTTCGATTGTACATCCACGTGAAATTTTTAGTATTGCGGTGAGAGAAAATGCCAATGCAATCATCGCAGTTCATAATCATCCATCCGGTGATGTAACGCCCTCACAAGAAGATATCATAACAACAATGAGGTTGAAGGAGTGTGGTTTGATTTTAGGGATAGATTTATTGGATCATATTATAATCGGTGATAATAGATTTACCAGTCTTGTAGAAGCGGGTTACTTTGATGAAAATGATTGA
- a CDS encoding folylpolyglutamate synthase/dihydrofolate synthase family protein, translating into MNYLESLYWIHERTKFGIKPGVKRMEWMLAQFNNPQNNIKGIHVGGTNGKGSTVAYLRTALVENGYEVGTFTSPFIETFNERISLNGVPISNDAIVELVSRIKPVSEMMERETDLGVATEFEIITAMMFLYFGEIHPVDFVIVEAGLGIKNDSTNVFTPVLSILTSIGLDHTDILGGTYLDIARDKGAIIKPNVPVIYAVKNEDALKYVRERAIEQHAKPIELDREIVVVSQNDEFTYRYKDYELETIILSMLGEHQKQNAALAITALIELNEQGLIELDFNKMIDGIESVRWTGRIEQVHDKPLIILDGAHNSESIDALIDTIKQYHDKEKVDILFSAINGKPINEMVKHLSLIAHTFYATEFDFPKALRKEEIVGSIENDEIQLVDDYVEFIKNYQGDTLVITGSLYFISEVKSKLDFEAL; encoded by the coding sequence ATGAATTACCTAGAGAGCTTGTATTGGATACACGAAAGAACTAAATTTGGCATCAAACCAGGTGTTAAACGTATGGAATGGATGCTAGCACAATTTAATAATCCTCAAAATAACATTAAGGGTATTCATGTAGGTGGCACAAATGGTAAAGGCTCTACAGTTGCTTACCTTAGAACAGCTTTAGTTGAAAATGGTTATGAAGTAGGTACATTTACGTCGCCGTTTATTGAAACATTTAATGAACGAATTAGTCTAAATGGTGTGCCAATATCAAATGACGCTATTGTAGAATTAGTATCACGTATTAAACCAGTAAGTGAAATGATGGAACGTGAAACAGATTTAGGTGTTGCAACTGAATTCGAAATAATCACAGCGATGATGTTTTTATATTTTGGTGAAATACATCCTGTTGATTTTGTCATTGTTGAGGCTGGATTGGGTATAAAGAACGATTCGACAAATGTCTTTACACCGGTTTTATCAATCTTAACTAGTATCGGTCTAGACCATACAGATATTTTAGGTGGTACTTATCTAGATATTGCTAGGGATAAAGGCGCGATTATAAAGCCTAACGTTCCAGTGATATATGCTGTTAAAAATGAAGATGCATTAAAATATGTTCGTGAACGCGCAATTGAACAACATGCAAAGCCAATTGAATTAGATAGAGAAATTGTTGTTGTATCGCAAAATGATGAATTTACTTACCGTTATAAAGATTATGAATTAGAAACAATCATTTTAAGCATGTTAGGTGAACATCAGAAACAAAATGCTGCATTAGCCATAACAGCTCTTATTGAATTAAATGAACAAGGATTAATTGAATTAGATTTCAATAAGATGATAGACGGTATTGAATCAGTTCGTTGGACTGGACGTATTGAGCAGGTGCATGACAAACCTTTAATCATTTTGGATGGCGCACATAATTCAGAGAGTATAGATGCTCTAATTGATACAATTAAACAGTACCATGATAAAGAAAAAGTAGATATTTTGTTCTCAGCAATAAACGGAAAACCGATTAACGAGATGGTCAAACATTTAAGTTTAATTGCGCATACGTTTTATGCAACTGAATTTGATTTTCCGAAAGCGTTACGCAAAGAAGAAATTGTAGGTAGTATTGAAAATGATGAAATACAATTAGTAGATGACTACGTTGAATTTATAAAAAATTATCAAGGTGATACATTAGTAATTACCGGTAGTCTGTATTTCATAAGTGAAGTTAAATCAAAATTAGACTTTGAAGCATTATAA
- the ruvB gene encoding Holliday junction branch migration DNA helicase RuvB, which yields MNERMVDQSMHSEETDFELSLRPTRLRQYIGQNSIKSNLEVFIKAAKLRHEPLDHVLLFGPPGLGKTTLSNIIANEMEVNIRTVSGPSLERPGDLAAILSGLQPGDVLFIDEIHRLSSVVEEVLYPAMEDFFLDIIIGKGDEARSIRIDLPPFTLVGATTRAGSLTGPLRDRFGVHLRLEYYNESDLKEIIIRTAEVLGTGIDEESAIELAKRSRGTPRVANRLLKRVRDFQQVNEDEQIYIETTKHALGLLQVDQHGLDYIDHKMMNCIIKQYNGGPVGLDTIAVTIGEERITIEDVYEPFLIQKGFLERTPRGRKATPLAYEHFAKSNEERE from the coding sequence ATGAATGAGCGTATGGTTGATCAATCAATGCATAGTGAAGAAACTGATTTCGAATTGTCGCTTAGACCTACGAGATTACGACAATATATTGGTCAAAATTCAATAAAAAGTAATTTAGAAGTATTTATTAAAGCGGCTAAACTTCGTCATGAACCATTAGATCATGTATTGCTTTTTGGCCCCCCTGGATTAGGTAAGACAACATTATCTAATATCATTGCCAATGAAATGGAAGTTAATATACGTACAGTATCAGGGCCTTCATTAGAAAGACCTGGTGATTTGGCTGCAATTTTATCAGGACTTCAACCTGGAGATGTTTTGTTTATTGATGAAATACACAGACTGAGTAGTGTTGTTGAAGAAGTGTTATACCCTGCAATGGAAGATTTCTTTTTAGATATTATCATTGGTAAAGGCGATGAGGCTAGAAGTATCCGTATCGACTTACCTCCATTCACTTTGGTAGGTGCAACAACGCGAGCTGGCAGCTTAACAGGTCCACTAAGGGATCGATTTGGTGTGCACTTAAGATTAGAATATTATAACGAATCAGATTTAAAAGAAATCATTATTAGAACAGCTGAGGTTTTAGGCACAGGTATTGATGAAGAAAGTGCCATTGAACTTGCTAAACGTTCTAGAGGGACTCCAAGAGTAGCAAATCGACTATTGAAGCGGGTAAGAGACTTCCAGCAAGTGAATGAAGATGAACAAATATACATTGAAACAACGAAGCACGCATTAGGTTTACTTCAAGTTGATCAACACGGACTAGATTACATTGATCATAAAATGATGAACTGTATTATTAAGCAGTATAATGGCGGACCTGTTGGTTTAGATACGATTGCCGTAACAATTGGTGAAGAACGTATTACAATTGAGGACGTTTATGAGCCATTTCTTATTCAGAAAGGCTTTTTAGAACGTACGCCACGTGGCAGAAAAGCAACACCATTAGCTTATGAACATTTTGCAAAGTCGAATGAGGAGAGAGAATAA
- the rplU gene encoding 50S ribosomal protein L21 — protein MFAIIETGGKQIKVEEGQEIFVEKLDVNEGDTFTFDKVLFVGGDSVKVGAPTVEGATVTATVNKQGRGKKITVFTYKRRKNSKRKKGHRQPYTKLTIDKINA, from the coding sequence ATGTTTGCTATTATTGAAACAGGTGGAAAACAAATCAAAGTAGAAGAAGGTCAAGAAATCTTCGTTGAAAAATTAGACGTAAACGAAGGAGATACTTTTACATTTGATAAAGTATTATTTGTAGGTGGAGATTCAGTTAAAGTTGGAGCGCCAACAGTTGAAGGTGCAACAGTTACTGCTACTGTTAATAAACAAGGTCGCGGTAAAAAAATCACTGTATTCACATACAAACGTCGTAAAAATTCAAAACGTAAAAAAGGCCATCGTCAACCATACACTAAATTAACAATCGATAAAATCAACGCGTAA
- a CDS encoding ribosomal-processing cysteine protease Prp — protein MITVDITVNDEGKVTDVIMDGHADHGEYGHDIVCAGASAVLFGSVNAIIGLTSERPDINYDDNGGHFHIRSVDTNNDEAQLILQTMLVSLQTIEEEYNENIRLNYK, from the coding sequence ATGATTACTGTTGATATTACAGTTAATGATGAAGGCAAAGTAACAGACGTTATTATGGATGGCCATGCTGACCATGGTGAATATGGTCATGATATCGTTTGTGCTGGAGCTTCAGCTGTATTGTTTGGTAGTGTTAATGCGATTATAGGATTGACATCTGAGAGACCAGATATCAATTATGACGACAATGGTGGTCATTTTCATATAAGAAGCGTTGATACAAACAACGATGAAGCGCAACTAATTCTTCAAACAATGCTTGTGTCTTTACAAACTATTGAAGAAGAATATAATGAGAATATTAGATTAAATTATAAGTGA
- the obgE gene encoding GTPase ObgE: MFVDQVKISLKAGDGGNGITAYRREKYVPFGGPAGGDGGKGASVVFEVDEGLRTLLDFRYQRHFKASKGENGQSSNMHGKNAEDLVLKVPPGTIIKNVETDEVLADLVEDGQRAVVAKGGRGGRGNSRFATPRNPAPDFSEKGEPGEELDVSLELKLLADVGLVGFPSVGKSTLLSIVSKAKPKIGAYHFTTIKPNLGVVSTPDQRSFVMADLPGLIEGASDGVGLGHQFLRHVERTKVIVHMIDMSGSEGREPIEDYKVINQELAAYEQRLEDRPQIVVANKMDLPESQDNLNLFKEEIGEDVPVIPVSTITRDNIDQLLYAIADKLEEYKDVDFTVEEEESVGINRVLYKHTPSQDKFTISRDDDGAYVVSGNAIERMFKMTDFNSDPAVRRFARQMRSMGIDDALRERGCKNGDIVRILGGEFEFVE, from the coding sequence ATGTTTGTCGATCAAGTCAAAATATCTCTTAAAGCCGGTGATGGTGGTAATGGTATTACCGCATACAGAAGAGAAAAATATGTACCATTTGGTGGACCAGCTGGCGGTGACGGTGGTAAAGGTGCTTCAGTCGTATTTGAAGTGGATGAAGGTTTAAGAACGTTATTAGATTTTAGATATCAACGTCATTTTAAAGCAAGCAAAGGTGAAAATGGCCAAAGTAGTAATATGCATGGTAAAAATGCGGAAGATTTAGTATTAAAAGTTCCACCTGGTACAATTATTAAAAATGTTGAAACAGACGAAGTGTTAGCAGATCTTGTTGAAGATGGTCAAAGAGCTGTAGTAGCGAAGGGCGGTCGAGGTGGCCGAGGTAATTCACGTTTTGCAACACCTAGAAACCCTGCACCTGACTTCAGTGAAAAAGGTGAACCAGGTGAGGAATTAGATGTATCTTTAGAATTGAAATTATTAGCTGATGTAGGATTAGTAGGTTTCCCTAGTGTGGGTAAATCGACTTTATTATCTATCGTTTCAAAAGCTAAGCCTAAAATTGGGGCATATCATTTTACAACGATTAAACCAAATCTAGGTGTTGTTTCAACGCCTGATCAACGTAGTTTTGTTATGGCAGATTTACCAGGTTTAATTGAAGGTGCATCTGATGGCGTTGGATTAGGACATCAATTTTTAAGACATGTAGAGAGAACAAAAGTTATTGTTCACATGATTGATATGAGCGGTTCTGAAGGTAGAGAACCTATTGAAGATTATAAAGTCATTAATCAAGAATTAGCTGCGTACGAGCAACGTTTAGAAGATAGACCTCAAATCGTAGTAGCTAACAAGATGGATTTACCTGAATCACAAGATAATTTAAACTTGTTTAAAGAAGAAATTGGCGAAGATGTGCCAGTTATTCCAGTTTCAACAATAACGCGTGATAATATTGATCAATTATTATATGCAATAGCAGATAAATTAGAAGAATATAAAGATGTTGACTTCACAGTTGAAGAAGAGGAGTCAGTTGGCATTAACCGAGTATTATATAAACATACACCGTCACAAGATAAATTTACAATTTCAAGAGATGATGATGGTGCTTATGTGGTAAGTGGTAATGCTATTGAAAGAATGTTTAAAATGACTGACTTTAACAGTGATCCAGCAGTACGTCGATTTGCTCGTCAAATGCGTTCGATGGGTATTGATGATGCGCTTAGAGAACGTGGTTGTAAAAATGGTGATATCGTTAGAATTCTTGGCGGAGAATTTGAATTCGTTGAATAG
- the mreC gene encoding rod shape-determining protein MreC: protein MLKFFKNNKLIVVLCAIIVFIALIGLSIRSQSQSPPEQYIGDSVSFGQRVVSYPVNFVAGTIGDFFKKGDSKESKNKISQLESKNQQLEAENEKLKKELDLKDISKFDPISTTVLARNPDQWMNTIVIDKGSKSGITSNMAVMTSQGFVGRVTKVNKFSSQVDLISTNTRAGKLSVNIQHGSKNIFGLIDRYDEKNSELVISDINNRDNISKGDKVVTSGLADQLPSNLYIGEVTKVQNDQYGLAKEVRVKTGADLTDLSHVYVAKRDPKTIPDDESRDK from the coding sequence GTGCTTAAGTTTTTTAAAAATAACAAATTAATTGTTGTTTTATGTGCAATTATCGTTTTTATTGCATTAATTGGGCTGTCCATACGTTCACAATCTCAATCACCTCCTGAACAATATATAGGTGATTCTGTGTCTTTTGGACAACGAGTTGTGAGTTATCCAGTTAATTTTGTTGCTGGTACGATTGGGGACTTTTTTAAAAAAGGAGATTCTAAAGAATCTAAAAATAAGATTAGCCAGTTAGAATCTAAGAACCAACAATTAGAAGCGGAAAATGAAAAATTAAAAAAAGAGCTTGATTTAAAAGATATTTCAAAATTTGATCCTATTTCTACTACGGTTTTGGCAAGAAATCCGGATCAGTGGATGAATACAATTGTAATTGATAAGGGATCTAAATCAGGTATAACTTCAAATATGGCTGTGATGACATCACAAGGTTTTGTTGGAAGAGTTACTAAAGTTAATAAATTTTCTTCACAAGTTGATTTAATCTCAACTAATACACGTGCGGGTAAATTATCTGTAAATATACAACACGGTTCTAAAAATATATTTGGTTTAATTGATCGTTATGATGAAAAGAACTCAGAACTTGTAATTAGTGACATTAATAATAGAGATAATATCTCAAAAGGTGATAAAGTCGTTACAAGTGGATTAGCTGATCAACTACCAAGTAATTTATATATAGGAGAAGTGACTAAGGTTCAAAATGATCAATACGGCTTAGCTAAAGAAGTTAGGGTTAAGACTGGTGCGGACTTAACAGATTTGAGTCATGTTTATGTTGCAAAAAGAGATCCTAAAACAATTCCTGATGATGAAAGCAGGGATAAATAA
- a CDS encoding ACT domain-containing protein — protein sequence MDNKDYKKFYLIREDVLPESVVKTLKIKDALKSDPTLSIYDAVKQFDLSRSAFYKYRETIFPVDDKMLDHREFTLILYVTDIVGMLARVLDVISKLELSVLTIHQSIPMEEKATITLSLNAKSKETSVEDVIGALRNLDYVSKVELISMSM from the coding sequence ATGGACAATAAAGATTATAAAAAGTTTTATTTAATTAGAGAAGATGTCTTGCCTGAATCCGTGGTTAAAACATTGAAGATTAAAGATGCCTTAAAAAGTGATCCGACATTGTCCATTTATGATGCCGTTAAACAGTTTGATCTATCTAGAAGTGCTTTTTATAAATATAGAGAAACGATATTTCCAGTAGACGATAAAATGCTTGACCATCGAGAATTTACATTAATTTTATATGTAACTGATATTGTTGGTATGTTGGCACGTGTACTAGATGTTATATCAAAGTTAGAACTATCTGTATTAACGATTCATCAAAGTATTCCAATGGAAGAAAAAGCAACAATAACATTATCACTGAATGCTAAATCTAAAGAAACTTCAGTAGAAGATGTTATTGGCGCTTTGAGAAATTTAGATTATGTATCAAAAGTAGAATTAATTAGTATGAGTATGTAA
- the mreD gene encoding rod shape-determining protein MreD — translation MRTLYYFLIGILLFYIDTAIGLLIPMHIGKFELVFVPHLTFMYILMMVVYRGFGVSLLLSIFLGVMTDVYFGSIYGVYLFGYILFLALIDRFFKIFYKDHSMLFIIILASTLLLEVYVALIYGMLGFIQFDIIHFVVFRLLPTLIMNFVLLIMLYPLIIKFLKKTNNDIDMKRRQW, via the coding sequence ATGCGTACACTGTATTATTTTTTGATAGGTATTTTACTATTTTATATAGATACTGCAATTGGGCTTCTTATTCCAATGCACATAGGTAAGTTTGAACTTGTATTTGTACCACACCTTACATTTATGTATATTTTAATGATGGTAGTGTATCGTGGCTTTGGCGTATCATTATTGCTCAGCATATTTTTAGGCGTAATGACTGATGTATACTTTGGTAGTATTTATGGAGTGTACTTATTTGGCTATATATTGTTTTTAGCACTTATAGATCGATTCTTTAAAATTTTTTACAAAGATCATTCGATGTTATTCATTATTATATTAGCCAGCACCTTATTATTAGAAGTCTATGTGGCATTAATATACGGTATGTTAGGATTCATTCAATTTGATATTATTCATTTTGTAGTCTTTAGATTATTGCCAACATTAATTATGAATTTTGTACTGTTGATTATGCTTTATCCGTTGATTATAAAGTTCCTTAAAAAAACAAACAATGACATTGACATGAAACGTCGTCAATGGTAA
- a CDS encoding A24 family peptidase, protein MVVLLSYSCSCIFSFLYQFISIEETSFDYLHRRSKCDYCNSSLKWYELMPIISFLLLKGRCRNCRKRISLTHFLGETFALIPIVFIKYDFTYVNATLFITTYVFLLIFTMTDITSLMLDCRLIIIYCIVSLSLSMIYPVAFIIISMTTHIFYFLFRAYIGYGDVLLISALSLFFPLQFTIYVILFTFVIAGLVALITMIFKPIKLLPLVPFIFISFFINSLFYNDIHQFLGGVYF, encoded by the coding sequence TTGGTAGTATTGTTATCTTATAGTTGCAGTTGTATTTTTAGTTTTCTATATCAATTTATATCTATAGAAGAAACGTCATTTGATTATTTACATAGAAGATCGAAATGTGATTATTGTAATTCGTCACTCAAATGGTATGAATTAATGCCGATTATTAGTTTTTTATTATTAAAAGGGCGATGTCGAAACTGTCGAAAGCGTATTTCCCTAACACATTTCTTAGGGGAAACCTTTGCTTTAATACCTATCGTCTTTATTAAGTATGATTTCACATACGTAAATGCTACGCTATTTATAACTACATATGTTTTTCTGCTTATTTTTACTATGACCGATATCACTTCTTTAATGTTAGATTGTCGCTTAATTATAATTTATTGTATCGTTTCTCTCTCGTTAAGTATGATTTATCCAGTAGCTTTTATCATTATTAGTATGACCACGCATATATTCTACTTTTTATTTCGGGCATATATTGGTTATGGTGACGTTTTACTAATATCTGCACTTTCTTTGTTTTTCCCTCTCCAATTCACTATTTATGTCATTTTATTTACATTTGTCATTGCTGGTTTAGTTGCTTTAATTACCATGATATTTAAGCCGATTAAACTATTACCCCTTGTTCCATTTATATTTATTTCCTTTTTTATCAATTCACTTTTTTATAATGATATCCATCAATTTTTAGGAGGCGTATATTTTTGA
- the ruvA gene encoding Holliday junction branch migration protein RuvA: MYAYVKGKLTHLYPTHVVVETAGVGYEIQTPNSYRFQKHLDHEVLIHTSLIVREDAQLLYGFSSEEEKDMFLSLIKVTGIGPKSALAILATSTPNEVKRAIENENDTYLTKFPGIGKKTARQIVLDLKGKVKITEEDSDSLLQVDATSTVQDQFVQEAMLALEALGYSKRELAKVEKTLNKNKYDSVDEAVKAGLQLVVS, translated from the coding sequence ATGTACGCGTATGTCAAAGGTAAGTTAACACATTTATATCCTACACACGTAGTTGTTGAAACTGCTGGTGTTGGTTATGAAATTCAAACACCAAATTCTTATCGTTTTCAAAAGCATCTAGATCATGAAGTTTTAATTCATACATCTTTAATTGTTCGTGAAGATGCACAATTATTGTATGGATTTAGTAGTGAAGAAGAGAAAGATATGTTCTTGAGTTTAATTAAAGTTACTGGTATTGGTCCGAAATCAGCTTTAGCTATTTTAGCGACAAGTACGCCTAATGAAGTAAAACGTGCCATTGAAAATGAAAATGATACGTATTTAACTAAATTCCCAGGAATTGGTAAGAAAACGGCAAGACAGATTGTCTTAGATTTAAAAGGTAAAGTGAAAATTACTGAAGAAGATAGCGATTCATTATTACAAGTAGACGCTACTTCGACGGTGCAAGATCAATTCGTGCAAGAAGCAATGTTAGCGTTAGAAGCATTAGGTTATTCTAAACGAGAGCTTGCAAAAGTTGAGAAAACGTTAAATAAAAATAAATATGACTCAGTTGATGAAGCTGTTAAGGCAGGTCTTCAATTAGTTGTATCTTAA